TGACAAAGATATAGATGTACACAAATTAGATCAGTTGTTTTCCAAGGACATTTCGAGCTAACATAATAAGATATGACAAAGATATAGATGTACACAAATTAGATCAATTGTTTTCCACAGACATTTCAAGCTAACATAATAAGATATGACAAAGATATAGATGTACACAAATTAGATCAGTTGTTTTCCACAGACATTTCGAGCTAACATAATAAGATATGACAAAGATATAGATGTACACAAATTAAATCAGTTGTTTTCCACAGACATTTCGAGCTAACATAATAAGATATGACAAAGATATAGATGTACACAAATTAGATCAGTTGTTTTCCACAGACATTTCGAGCTAACATAATAAGATATGACAAAGATATAGATGTACACAAATTAGATCAGTTGTTTTATACGGACATTTCAAGCTAACATAATAAGATATGACAAAGATACAGATGTACACAAATTAGATCAATTGTTTTCCACAGACATTTCAAGCTAACATAATGAGATATGACAAAGATATAGATGTACACAAATTAGATCAGTTGTTTTCCACGGACATTTCGAGCTAACATAATAAGATATGACAAAGATATAGATGTACACAAATTAGATCAGTTGTTTTATACGGACATTTCAAGCTAACATAATAAGATATGACAAAGATACAGATGTACACAAATTAGATCAATTGTTTTCCACAGACATTTCAAGCTAACATAATAAGATATGACAAAGATATAGATGTACACAAATTAGATCAGTTGTTTTCCACGGACATTTCAAGCTAACATAATAAGATATGACAAAGATACAGATGTACACAAATTAGATCAATTGTTTTCCACAGACATTTCAAGCTAACATAATAAGATATGACAAAGATATAGATGTACACAAATTAGATCAGTTGTTTTCCACGGACATTTGGAGCTAACATAATAAGATATGACAAAGATATAGATGTACACAAATTAGATCAGTTGTTTTACACGGACATTTCAAGCACAAATATAAgatcaaataaatatacaaagacATAGATGTACACAATAAATCAGTTGTTTTACACGGACATTTCAAGCATACATAATAAGATATGTCAATATATGCACAGACATCTTACATCTGTAGTCAGTTGGAATTAAGATGGAGATATGGCAGAGTGTACTTAGGTCTTGGATGTAAAGCTAATTAAAAGTCAACACTTAAACAAGTTTGTGTctgatttacatagaatattACGAGGGCATATAGTGCTGAGATGAGCTACGAAATATACACAGAAATGTACATAGATACGCTACAGATATATGAACACAGTTTGTAGGCAGATCCTCGGTTAAAATTTACAGAGATATTATGAATAGAAATATAGGATTTTTACGAAATTGCAATAAGCCAAGAGATGTAGTAAAACAGAGCATAAAGCCATGTGTTATCTTTACAATAAGATTgggatatttattgttttaaagggGTAACAAAGATGATATTCTACCTGTAGTCCTTTGAGTTCAAGTATAACAAGTAACAGTATTGGCTTTTTATGTTGGAGGTTTTTCTTAGAGTACTCTGTCTTTCCTTCACCTCACTCTGGTTGTGAGTTAAAGTCCTACATATGAAAAGTTGGGTTTTTGCTCACAGTACTCGCAGAGCCTTTCTTCTAGCTTTAGCACCTTCTGAAATGACATTAACTGCAATAAAGATCTAACtccaaattttaatttgatgaGAATGTTTATAAGCTCTgtgaaatacaattttatttagtaattattgCTTTTGTATGCTAATTATTGACACAATTGTCtgaaatggattttttttttctttcagacATCACCTGCAGTTCATAGAAAGAATTCCCTTAATCGTAATGGCTCAGTCAATCGCAATGGATCAATCAACCGCAGCAATTCAATCAATCGTAACGGGTCAATCAACCGAGGAAATGGGTCATTCAACCGTGGTGAATCAGCCTTCACCAAACAGGTTGTCAACCTCACTCCCAATTCAAGTTTCCAGAGGAAGAGGGTCTCTCCCAACAACTCGGTAATAGGCTTGAGCAAGAGAGAAAATATAAagcaatactacatgtataccctGTCTCTCCCAACAACTCGGTAATAGGCTTGGCCAAGAgagaaaatacaaaacaatattacatgtataccctGTCTCTCCCAACAACTCGGTAATAGGCTTGAGTAAGAGAGAAAATATAAAACGATACTACATGTGTGCCCTGTCTCTCCCAACAACTCGGTAATAGGCTTGAGCAagagagaaaatataaaaagatactacatgtataccctGTCTCTCCCAATAACTCGGTAATAGGCTTGAGCAAGAGAGAAAATATAAAACGATACTACATGTGTGCCCTGTCTCTCCCAACAACTCGATAATAGAGCAAGAGAGAAAATATAAAAcgatactacatgtataccctGTCTCTCCCAAAACTCTGTAATAGGCTTGAGCAagagagaaaatataaaaaatactacatgtataccctGTCTCTCCCAACAACTCGGTAATAGGCTTGAGCAAGAGAGAAAATATAAAACGATACTACATGTGTCCCTGTCTCTCCCAAAAACTCTGTAATAGGTTTGAGCAAGAGAGAAAATATAAAAcgatactacatgtataccctGTCTCTCCCAACAACTCGGTAATAGGCTTGAGCAAGAGAGAAAATATAAAAcgatactacatgtataccctGTCTCTCCCAACAACTCGGTAATAGGTTTGAGCAAGAGAGAAAATATAAAAcgatactacatgtataccctGTCTCTCCCAACAACTCGGTAATAGGCTTGAGCAAGAGAGAAAATATAAAAcgatactacatgtataccctGTCTCTCCCAACAACTCGGTAATAGGCTTGAGCAagagagaaaatataaaaagatactacatgtataccctGTCTCTCCCAACAACTCGGTATTAGGCTTGAGCAAGAGAGAAAATATAAAacgatattacatgtataccctGTTATCTCCCAACAACTCGGTAATAGGCTTTGAGCaatagagaaaatataaaacGATACAAATGTATACCCTGTCTCTCCCAACAACTCGGTAATAGGCTTGAGCAAGAGAGAAAATATAAAAcgatactacatgtataccctGTCTCTCCCAAAAACTCTGTAATAGGTTTGAGCAAGAGAGAAAATATAAAAcgatactacatgtataccctGTCTCTCCCAAAAACTCTGTAATAGGTTTGAGCAAGAGAGAAAATATAAAAcgatactacatgtataccctGTCTCTCCCAATAACTCGGTAATAGGCTTGAGCAAGAGAGAAAATATAAAAcgatactacatgtataccctGTCTCTCCCAACAACTCGGTAATAGGCTTGAGCAAGAGAGAAAATATAAAACGATACTACATGTGTGCCCTGTCTCTCCCAAAAACTCTGTAATAGGTTTGAGCAAGAGAGAAAATATAAAAcgatactacatgtataccctGTCCTCTCCCAAAAACTCGGTAATAGGCTTGAGCAAGAGAGAAAATATAAAACGATACTACATGATACTACTACCCTGTCTCTCCCAACAACTCGGTAATAGGCTTGAGCAAGAGAGAAAATATAAAAcgatactacatgtataccctGTCTCTCCCAAAAACTCGGTAATAGGCTTGAGCaatagagaaaatataaaacGATACTACACAACAACTCGGTAATAGGCTTGAGCAAgagagaaaatataaaacaatactacatgtataccctGTCTCTCCCAACAACTCGGTATTAGGCTTGAGCAAgagagaaaatataaaacaatactacatgtatactctGTCTCTCCCAAAAACTCGGTAATAGGCTTGAGCAAGAGAGAAAATATAAAACGATACTACACTACAACTCGGTATTAGGCTTGAGCAAGAGAGAAAATATAAAAcgatactacatgtataccctGTCTCTCCCAAAAACTCGGTAATAGGCTTGAGcaagaaagaaaatataaaacgatagtacatgtataccctGTCTCTCCCAATAACTCGGTATTAGGCTTGAGcaagaaagaaaatataaaacgaTACTACATGTTACCCCGTCTCTCCCAAAAgctttaatcaaaataatataaaaaaaaaatatgctgtATTCCCCGCTATTTTCACAGGTTGATCTTTCACGATATTgctgtaaaattatatttaattcacTAAAAACTTATTTCATGGATCAAATATCCACTATTATAACTTTgtcttgcaaaaataaaaataaaaaaataaaatccctGTTCAAATTGGCTGCTATACAGTACAAAAATTAGTCACTCTTTCTGATCATTTACATACCTGTacataagaaaacaaaagtttGTTTTCTGATTGAGAAAAAGTATACAGAAAAAACCTCTGTATCAAGTAAAGATTGAGACTGATCATCACTATAAATACAGTTTGTGCTGTTTCATTGTTAGTTGgtcttttacatgtatatcaagtAAAGCTAATGTAATATTTATCTGTTGAAACATCATTTACATCGTTGTCTATTGCAGTATATGTGTCTTTTATGTTTACAGTTTAATAAGTCGACTCCCGGCGGAGGACAGCTGACGAAGAGCCGTATCGCTAAGGTGCTTCGTCTACGCCTCTATCTCCTACAGCAGATGGGACCAAACTCCTTCCTCATCGGGGGCGACTCGCCAGACCACAAGTTCAGGGTGATCATAGGGCCTCAGGTAAACCCAGGGATCTAATTGGGATAATTTAAAGGTTTTGTAAGGAACTCATATAGGGAAAAAGAATTATAGATAAATCAAGATCACGGAATATTTGAGAAAACTTGAAAATGTGATAACCATGTTTTGTCTGTCACAAATGTGGGTGCTTGGCTTGCATTATGATTGGGATGTATGAATGTCAAACATGGGAAAgaattgattgtgatgtcatcatGCTATAATGATGTATCAACGCATTACTTTGGCCAATCTAATGTATTAGATCTGTTTTAACATTTACTAGACACCCTAATAGAAGATGTAGTATTAAATCATAATCAACCGACATCGCGATATTCACCGGTCCGACGGACATGTCCGGCAAAATTTGACTTGGACCGCCTATTTTGAAATCAAGTCACGACCGACCGTCCAGCAATTATAGAGTAAGGGAAGTCAGTAGAAATGGCGTCTCTGAAGTATTACGCAAGTGCCGAATCTGGCAAAAATGTTAATTCCATAAGATAATCATGAAACCAGTTGCCTGGATGCTAATAGCAGGAAGTTttgtttacttcaaaaattaACATTAATGTTCGATCTGGCAAAATTTTGTTCAGTCCggcttactcacagtccttGCCGGTCGCGATGTCTGATCAAGTTGCATTCATTAGACCTAAATTTCAGTGATATTGATTGTTTTACAGTCGTGTAGCTGTGGCAAGGGTCCCCACTGTGTCCATGTCCTTTTCGTCATGTTAAGGGTTTTCCAAGTGAGTGAAGGAGACCCATTACTAGGCAGCAAAACACTCAAGAACTATGAGGTAAGTATAGAACACTATCATTGagttagaataaaaaaaaaacttaattcaGCTCTGAATCCATACTgatgaaaacattatttatcCCACAAGTTAAGTTATCATCCCAAGGTAAGGGGAACTAACTCCTGAGCCATTTAGCCACCTTAGTCTCAGACCAGACCACATTCCTAGATCAGCTCAGAgatatcttgaaaaaaaaaattagattcTAGAAGTTGCCTCGCCATTttgatgtgtatatattttgtattgatgaGATCTATATTTCCCTATCTCCAATAGGTTGAGTCTCTATTCAGAGATTACCATGAAAAGATCTCGTCACGTATACAGAATAGGAAAGAGGAAAGACAGAAACAACTAAAAAAGATAGAAGAACAATCAGGCACCCCTTCGTCTGATTCCACCCCAGCTCCCTCGGAGGCTGATGTGGGGTCGGTATACGTTGTAATGTGACATACACTTGGCAGcttataaacaatataaactaTGTATCTGTTAACATGGTCACttttaatgttttcaaattttggCACATTTTGAAACAAGTTAAAACTGGTTTGGTTTGCTCCTTAATGAATTAGTAGACACACTAAACTTGACGAAGCAATCCTAAATTTCTTAATGAATTAGTAGACACAATAAACTTGACaaagtaattataaattaaaagaaatatgtaaatgcaaaataaaataaactttattgcTTACAAAAATGTTCACCTTAAACCAAAAATCATATTTAGGGGAATTTTCCAATAGTTTGAATCATTTAGAAGCCTACATTGTAATGTAAACCATTGTTGAATTGACTTTGTAGAAGTCAGAAAGAGGAGGACGACACATGTCCAATATGCCTTTTGGAAATGTTGGAAGGAGAAAGTTTGTTGAAGTGTGAGGATGGCTGTCAGAACCGTCTTCATCATCATTGTATCGCCGTGTGTAAGTATAATGGTTCAAATGTCTACATAGTATCATGAATTGGtataattcaattcatttttgtgtcgcctgcaacgcaagggcgacacttaggtatcactatgtcggagTCGGCGTCGGCAGTGTCGTTGTtgtcggcgtccgggaaacggtttccgtgcgataactgaagtatttattgtccgatttcaaccaaatttggtgtatagcgctatatcaatgagatctcagatgagTTCGATAATAGTCAATATCcgtcaatatttacaagagttacgggactttaaaatcgtcaaaacagaaaaatccatggtttccgctcgataacttaaatatttatcatccaatttcaaccaaatttcataaattgttttatatcaatgagttctcggatgagttcgataatggtcgaaatacgtcaatatttgcaagagttacggaactttaaaatcgtcaaaacagaaaaatccatggtttccgctcgataacttaaatatttatcgtccaatttcaaccaaatttcataaattgtttatatCAAAGAGACCTtggatgagttcaataatggtcaaattccgtcaatattttcaagagttacgggactttaaaatcatcaaaacagaaaaatccatggtttccgctcgataacttaaatatttatagtccgatttcaaccaaatttggtatatgttgctttatattaatgagatcttaaatgggttcgatactggtcaaaatttgtcaatatttgcaagagttacgggaccttAGAATAGTCGAAACATGGCTTCCGCTTGAAAacattagtatttattgtccgattccaaccaatttggtatattgctttatatcaatgagatcttagatgggttcgatacttatcaaaatccatcaatatttgcaagagttatggaacTTGATTTCTTCACCtaaattataatcaatattttcaactgtaaataactattttttgtgatgctgtgcaggcgacacatccacttccgtggaattcttgttagGATTTGAATTGTGTCGGCGACAAACGacttatttatttgtaaattattttcaGGGTTTGAACTGTGTCGGCGACAAAGTGATCCATTAATTTGTCCACTTTGTCGGACGAAGTGGAAAGCAAACAACTTAGAAGTACGAAGGTAAGCTAGTTCTGTCTATATCATACCATTAAAAGTTTGAGATGATATTAATTGCCTGGTGCTCTATATCTTTATCAATCATTTCTCATCAAGTTAACGAGGGaaaaataattagaaaatttttgttttgagagctaaaaatttcaaaattattttgatcaAATGTATATGAATACACTGAGTCACTAAAATGTTTTGATCAGTAATTAGTTTGTTGATGaactttgtagtgatggtacaTCTGCCGGTAGTGACTCCCCCTCGGTACCGCCGAACACAAGGGCATCGTCTCCCCTCCCCACAGAAGGAGAAGAACGTCTGCCATATGCTGAGCCTATCCCCCCAGAGCATGAGTCATCAGCCGCTCCTTGGGTGGAGGTAAGTAAAAGACCAGGCATTGTCAACATGAAGACTTGATGCAGATATGTGCTGACAAACATCTTTTAGACATTACAATAGAATGAATGAATAGCACTCAatagttgttttattttcactGCTTCAGTTTTTGCCACACTTCGGTCAATGTGTGGAAATTGTAGCTTTGATGATGACCATTTGTATAACAAGGATGAAGACAGAAAGTTTCttgaaaagaaattaaagaaTCAATTGAACGGCCATCTAAAGATAAAACATCCTTCCtagtgatttgtttgtgtttacagTTACTTGTTTGTCTTTACAGTTACTTGGGGAGGATTTAGTGTCCTGTTTCTTCAGTAAAAGTTGGTCAATCCGTGAATCTGGATTAAAACACCTCGGCAAGGAGACGAGGGCCGTGTTGATGAGGAATATGTCCGAGGGTCGGCGGAACTCTATTACCTCCCCTGTCAGACAAGACGCCACACACAAGATGTTGGAGTGTTGCTGTCAGATCCTCAGTTTTATGTGTCTAGACCCTGTGTACAAGGTGTATGTAGCCAGTCTGGTAAGTgttgttgtcagatcctcagtTTTATGTGTCTAGACCTTGTGTACAAGGTGTATGTAGCCATTCTGGTAAGTgttgttgtcagatcctcagtTATATGTGTCTAGACCCTGTGTACAAGGTGTATGTAGCCAGTCTGGTAAGTgttgttgtcagatcctcagtTATATGTGTCTAGACCCTGGGTACAAGGTGTATGTGGCCAGTCTGGTAAGTgttgttgtcagatcctcagtTATATGTGTCTAGACCCTGTGTACAAGGTGTATGTAGCCAGTCTGGTAAGTgttgttgtcagatcctcagtTTTATGTGTCTAGACCCTGTGTACAAGGTATATGTAGCCAGTCTGGTAAGTgttgttgtcagatcctcaatTTTATGTGTCTAGACCCTGTGTACAAGGTGTATGTAGCCAGTCTGGTAAGTgttgttgtcagatcctcaatTTTATGTGTCTAGACCCTGTGTACAAGGTGTATGTAGCCAGTCTGGTAAGTgttgttgtcagatcctcagtTTTATGTGTCTAGACCCTGTGTACAAGGTGTATGTAGCCAGTCTGGTAAGTgttgttgtcagatcctcaatTTTATGTGTCTAGACCCTGTGTACAAGGTGTATGTAGCCAGTCTGGTAAGTgttgttgtcagatcctcaatTTTATGTGTCTAGACCCTGTGTACAAGGTGTATGTAGCCAGTCTGGTaagtgttttgttgattttaatgaaattcaCAATTCGTGCTGCCAGGAAATGGATGAGGGGGTGTTCATATAGTGATTTGCATCACTCCAAGAAAGGAATTGTAGTTCTGATGATGAACATTTGTCAGATCTCACATATAGTATTACCCCCATGTCCAGCTGGTTACAGTTCCTGGTGTCCTTTCTGTCTTTGATGTCTGGAgtcaataatatttatatcttagagacattttaagttaaattataaattaacatgtaattgtattctaaagaatttcatttaaaacatattttgaacttgcATACCGtaatgtatatactatatactcTAGTGTctattaatttcatatttctcATGTTTTTCTTGCAAATTGCTTTAAAAATTTGTACCTTATATATAGCTAGTTTAAAATTAGTCTATTACCACATTGTGTGCTGATTTTGTATTCCAGAGAACACTTAGAACATTCCTGTCTTACACGCCGTGTCGGGATCAGCTACAGCGTCGACGACTACAACATCTCCTCAAATCTGTTCTCCATGCCATCATCATTAAGTGTACAGACGGCAACAGGTAGGAAGATGGCAGCTATTggaaataaaaccataaaaacaacaaatacatggaAAAGATGGTTTTTACATCTTGTCTGGTTTATATGTAATTTGGAACCTTTGGGTgaatttgtaaatgttttttatgaaaatttgtgATTCATTGACCTGGCATAATTCCGAAGACTTATGTCAATGGATTCAGAATAAAaagaatttttcaaaaaatgcaaAAGGAAAAGCAACATATTATTtcaatacaatataattatgaaatatctGATACAAGAGATCGTATGTATGTGATTGCAGGCGGACAAGTCAGCTGTCACTATCAACAGCCATAGAACTGGCTAAGGGTCAGGAGGGAGAGTTAGCAGTCGGCAAGGATATACACAATGGAGGTAAGGCTGACACTTTTGACAAATCTTTTGGAGGAATAAAGGTGTTtctatttattttgataagttCCAGAGGAGAGGTGTTCATcaaacaattaacattatctaaaatttataaaaaataaaactttaagtACAAAGGTTATGATGGGGaattaataaaattacaataattgCTAAAAGTACATGTGTTGTATGTGTGAAATGGCCTGATATCTGTCCTAGGTACATATGGCATGGACAGTCTGGATTACATTGTGAGTGTCGCCACGGAGGATTACGATTCTGAAACTGTGTCCTGGCAGTGGCTACTGGGTAGACTTTATGTATTAGAACGAATGtttgaagaatttcaaaatgaactTTTACCTCGTCATCCACCAGATGGAACGTCTGCTGATGACGAGGCAGCCTCCAGAATCGAGGGTGCTACTGCAGCAACTCCTTCTAGATCTTCAAACTACGAAAGACTTTTATCCTGTGCCAGATTTGCTGTAAAAGCAGTTGGAAATTCTCATATGAGAGTCAGTCGCATGGCCAGGCGAGTGTTTTTCCTTGTTGCCAAATTTTCTGCTCACATGGACAATATAATAGAGGACCTGGATGAGTTACTTATAGGACTTGATTCCAATGTCGCTACATCTATGAAGAAAAGACTTTTTCGCATTGTGGAGGATTTTCAATTATCTGAAAAAATTGTGAATGAATTACATCAAGGTACTTTGAAATATCGAAGGAATTTTGATAACTCTCCTGTAGATTCCCCTTTCGACACACCTGTCTCAAGTCCTCGCTGTGTATCTCCAGCCACAGTCTCCTCTTCTCACTCGGACTGCCAAAGTGAGGCCAGCACCTCAAGTAAACACGCCCCACTTGTGCCTCCAAACACACCTATTCGTGGTCGTAAGAAACAGCGCGGAAGAGCAGACAAAACAGACGACACTGCATCCTTGCCTGTCCCATTACTGGAGAAGGACGAAACCTTAGTCAGTGAAATACATACTCTCCCACTGGTCAGGGAGAAAGTGAGATCTCCAACCCCCAGTAATGTGTTACCTTGTAGTCCAGATCAGTCTCTGGGGAAACAGTCTCCACCCCCGATACCACCGAGACCGCTTAGTAGGACAAAAAGTTACGAGATCATGAACGATCGATATTCTCTGTCCCCTCCTCCTGCAGTACAGCGGGTTAACTCGAGTGACATCAGGAATAACAATGTGGACAATGATGGAAACATTGAGAACATGTTAAAGGACCTAAGTTTGAGTGACACTAAGGCCAAGGGTAAAAATGCGTACGTTAATCAACAGCTCAGTGACTGTTTTATAATCTGTGATAAAGAATCAGACTTAGCAGGAAGTTCTGTAAAACATAAACCACTAGTCTCCCAGAGACTTTCGTTTGAATGTGAAGAGGAGGCGATTAAACCAGTGAACATCAGTGGGGTCATGTCAATATCATCTGACGAAAAGACAATCTCCTCCGACGATTCTCTCGACCGACCACAACGGCGATCTCTCGCTAATTCGAAGTCGTGTCTCAGCACGCCCCAGAATAAGTGTCTTTCTAGTGATGAACTTTTGGAGCAAAGTTTTTGTAGAAGTACTCCATCCTGTACCCCCGACAGGGACAACCGTGTAACCTTTAAAACAGAGGTCACGGCCCTTACTCCAAAACAGTCGCCAAGTCACACTGTGGACACATGTAAGTAAAATATTCTTATCAAGTGTCTAATCTTTTAACCAAATGTGATTTTACTTATACAAAATCACATTATTTTAAAGGAAAATCAATCTAatgttgtt
This portion of the Argopecten irradians isolate NY chromosome 6, Ai_NY, whole genome shotgun sequence genome encodes:
- the LOC138326561 gene encoding mitogen-activated protein kinase kinase kinase 1-like, which codes for MKPMIDKKDPNTDECENLLEVPVPSSDGKDVELQLPTIRRGPSVETNQNFLGPHKWREKLKPVQSPIRKDGNSDDGDKTSSSSRVVNDSRKVKDILEGVRGQDIPKRIPSWKRCLIEKKKGKAAKTSPAVHRKNSLNRNGSVNRNGSINRSNSINRNGSINRGNGSFNRGESAFTKQVVNLTPNSSFQRKRVSPNNSFNKSTPGGGQLTKSRIAKVLRLRLYLLQQMGPNSFLIGGDSPDHKFRVIIGPQSCSCGKGPHCVHVLFVMLRVFQVSEGDPLLGSKTLKNYEVESLFRDYHEKISSRIQNRKEERQKQLKKIEEQSGTPSSDSTPAPSEADVGSQKEEDDTCPICLLEMLEGESLLKCEDGCQNRLHHHCIAVWFELCRRQSDPLICPLCRTKWKANNLEVRSDGTSAGSDSPSVPPNTRASSPLPTEGEERLPYAEPIPPEHESSAAPWVELLGEDLVSCFFSKSWSIRESGLKHLGKETRAVLMRNMSEGRRNSITSPVRQDATHKMLECCCQILSFMCLDPVYKVYVASLRTLRTFLSYTPCRDQLQRRRLQHLLKSVLHAIIIKCTDGNRRTSQLSLSTAIELAKGQEGELAVGKDIHNGGTYGMDSLDYIVSVATEDYDSETVSWQWLLGRLYVLERMFEEFQNELLPRHPPDGTSADDEAASRIEGATAATPSRSSNYERLLSCARFAVKAVGNSHMRVSRMARRVFFLVAKFSAHMDNIIEDLDELLIGLDSNVATSMKKRLFRIVEDFQLSEKIVNELHQGTLKYRRNFDNSPVDSPFDTPVSSPRCVSPATVSSSHSDCQSEASTSSKHAPLVPPNTPIRGRKKQRGRADKTDDTASLPVPLLEKDETLVSEIHTLPLVREKVRSPTPSNVLPCSPDQSLGKQSPPPIPPRPLSRTKSYEIMNDRYSLSPPPAVQRVNSSDIRNNNVDNDGNIENMLKDLSLSDTKAKGKNAYVNQQLSDCFIICDKESDLAGSSVKHKPLVSQRLSFECEEEAIKPVNISGVMSISSDEKTISSDDSLDRPQRRSLANSKSCLSTPQNKCLSSDELLEQSFCRSTPSCTPDRDNRVTFKTEVTALTPKQSPSHTVDTYGNDKACACKEEVEREEAIALSEAMKVSWLEPPKPVVPGLTPTDKEQVITIRVQPDDYGKNVSDNVDGDQPTLFLENVHWVKGPLLGTGAYSTCYQARDVKSGVIMAVKQLSFCRNTASEQEKVVETITEEIHMMTKLNHPNIVRILGATRQGCHFNMFVEWMPGTYCQIIDF